A region from the Mycolicibacterium phlei genome encodes:
- a CDS encoding MlaE family ABC transporter permease, with translation MAAPYIPPLLAPFARAYRRTTPPIVRLGHMFVFFVRAIAAVPIALRHYRSEFVRLLSDIAWGNGSLVVGGGTAGVAVVLGITVGALVGIEGYNFLDLLGLGPATGIISSLVNTRELAPIALSLAFATQAGCRFTAQLGSMRIAEEIDALESLAIRPIPYLVTTRLMASVVAVIPLYVVCLAVSYLTTQAVVQAFTGGATGSYLHYFTLMLSGQDILYSLLKAIVFVWIATTIQCYYGFYASGGPEGVGVAAGHAMRASITVVIIVNMLLTMALWNVDSGARFGG, from the coding sequence ATGGCGGCGCCCTACATCCCGCCGCTGCTGGCGCCGTTCGCCCGCGCGTACCGGAGGACGACGCCGCCCATCGTGCGGCTCGGCCACATGTTCGTGTTCTTCGTGCGCGCGATCGCCGCGGTCCCGATCGCGTTGCGCCACTACCGCTCCGAGTTCGTCCGGCTGCTCTCCGACATCGCCTGGGGCAACGGCTCACTGGTGGTCGGCGGCGGCACCGCGGGCGTGGCGGTGGTGCTGGGAATCACCGTCGGCGCCCTGGTCGGCATCGAGGGCTACAACTTCCTCGACCTGCTCGGCCTCGGACCGGCGACCGGCATCATCTCCTCACTGGTCAACACCCGCGAACTGGCGCCGATCGCGCTGTCGCTGGCGTTCGCCACCCAGGCCGGCTGCCGCTTCACCGCACAACTCGGGTCGATGCGCATCGCCGAGGAGATCGATGCGCTGGAATCGCTTGCGATCCGGCCGATCCCGTATCTGGTCACCACCCGCCTGATGGCCTCGGTGGTCGCGGTGATCCCGCTCTACGTGGTGTGCCTGGCGGTCAGCTACCTGACCACCCAGGCGGTGGTGCAGGCGTTCACCGGGGGTGCGACGGGCTCGTACCTGCATTACTTCACGCTGATGCTGTCGGGCCAGGACATCCTGTACTCGCTGCTCAAGGCGATCGTGTTCGTGTGGATCGCGACGACGATCCAGTGCTACTACGGCTTCTACGCCAGCGGCGGTCCGGAGGGCGTCGGGGTGGCCGCCGGGCACGCGATGCGGGCCAGCATCACCGTGGTGATCATCGTCAACATGCTGCTCACCATGGCGCTGTGGAACGTCGACTCCGGAGCGAGGTTCGGCGGCTGA
- a CDS encoding MlaD family protein, whose protein sequence is MANSFDLDGRGPTDRQLLLTGLAVLLVLAVISTALLVKSTGRLDPYVRVVADLVNVGDGLPQRSDVKFHGVLVGTVDSVTPAAHGNPNYVHINLDPHYALSIPANVTARVVPSNVFAVSSVQLVDPAGAPAAPITEGAHIAEDTQLPTVLFQTTISKLRDILAATGRGREDRTVGILAAVNAATENRRTELLAAGAQLNRLIDEVDAIVATDPGPTTVSSLIDATRGLQSTAPELIDALHQAVEPMRTLAEQRAQLNSLIAAGMNTSGTTLTALNNHTDRMVTITGEMTPVMGVLADTSHHWLPAFVKLNGLSDKFFQEVWRPERDIGNMRMNLSLTPSYTYTRADCPRYGELLGPSCYTAPLVVTKPSLPDVLLPQNYQPPKDLAPPPGTIVGESGNLIAVGPPLVNPNPSLADPNPPLPPGMAPAPPVPNTANPDLAPVPPPPFQSPLAPVAPKPGPPPPVPAPPPPRPGGEGPR, encoded by the coding sequence ATGGCGAACTCCTTCGACCTGGACGGGCGCGGCCCCACCGACCGGCAGCTGCTGCTCACCGGCCTCGCGGTTCTACTTGTGCTGGCGGTGATCTCGACGGCGCTGCTGGTCAAGTCGACGGGCCGGCTGGACCCGTACGTCCGGGTCGTCGCCGATCTGGTCAACGTCGGCGACGGGCTGCCGCAGCGCTCCGACGTGAAGTTCCACGGGGTGCTCGTCGGCACCGTGGACAGCGTCACCCCGGCCGCGCACGGCAACCCGAACTACGTCCACATCAACCTCGACCCGCACTACGCGCTCTCGATCCCGGCCAACGTCACCGCACGGGTGGTGCCGTCCAACGTGTTCGCGGTGTCATCGGTGCAGCTCGTCGACCCCGCCGGCGCCCCGGCCGCGCCGATCACCGAGGGCGCGCACATCGCCGAGGACACCCAGTTGCCGACCGTGCTGTTCCAGACGACGATCAGCAAGCTGCGCGACATCCTGGCCGCCACCGGCCGCGGCCGCGAGGACCGCACCGTCGGCATCCTGGCCGCCGTCAACGCGGCCACCGAGAACCGCCGCACCGAACTGCTGGCCGCCGGTGCGCAGCTGAACCGGCTGATCGACGAGGTCGACGCGATCGTGGCCACCGACCCGGGACCCACCACCGTCTCGTCGCTGATCGACGCCACCCGCGGATTGCAGTCCACCGCACCGGAACTCATCGACGCGCTGCATCAGGCCGTCGAGCCGATGCGGACGCTGGCAGAACAGCGCGCACAGCTGAACTCGCTGATCGCCGCCGGGATGAACACCAGCGGCACCACGCTGACCGCGCTGAACAACCACACCGACCGCATGGTGACCATCACCGGCGAGATGACGCCGGTGATGGGTGTGCTCGCCGACACCTCACACCACTGGCTGCCCGCGTTCGTCAAGCTGAACGGCCTGTCGGACAAGTTCTTCCAGGAGGTCTGGCGACCCGAACGGGATATCGGCAACATGCGGATGAACCTCTCGCTGACACCGTCGTACACCTACACCCGCGCCGACTGCCCCCGCTACGGCGAGCTGCTCGGCCCGAGCTGCTACACCGCGCCGCTGGTGGTGACCAAGCCGTCGCTGCCCGATGTGCTGCTGCCGCAGAACTACCAGCCGCCCAAGGATCTGGCTCCGCCGCCGGGCACGATCGTCGGCGAGAGCGGGAACCTGATCGCGGTCGGCCCGCCGTTGGTCAACCCCAATCCCAGCCTGGCCGACCCGAATCCGCCGCTACCGCCCGGGATGGCACCCGCACCGCCGGTGCCCAACACCGCCAACCCCGACCTGGCGCCGGTCCCACCGCCGCCGTTCCAGTCGCCGCTGGCGCCGGTGGCGCCGAAACCCGGCCCGCCACCGCCTGTTCCGGCGCCGCCACCGCCGCGGCCCGGGGGAGAGGGGCCCCGATGA
- a CDS encoding MlaD family protein — MADRIGKLMRNRRPLESYNTTWLGVIAVAVVVVLVGALLLVKVADIGYRTYTARFLQAAALQPGNPITVAGIPVGEVKSMQLKGDHVEARLKVRDDVVLGKDSRASIKITTILGSRYLALYPDGEGTLPDNTFDLNHTEVPYDLQEALTDVTTTYEQVDSDQFAETLSILGRQLETLPPVVPQALENTRTLSTIIAQRRDQLGELLKTTELVSTTLRRQQSTIGNLINQGNSLLGEFVARRATFHAMMDALTNLVQKLSSIVTEDRPEIEELLSNLRELSTLLARNDGMLRSILQTAPIAVRNIANMTGTGNAIDFNASSGLLVDSWMCAISGRAKQFGMIEYYQDCK, encoded by the coding sequence ATGGCTGACCGAATCGGCAAGCTGATGCGCAACCGGCGCCCGCTGGAGAGCTACAACACGACCTGGCTGGGCGTGATCGCGGTCGCGGTCGTCGTGGTGCTCGTCGGTGCCCTGCTGCTGGTGAAGGTGGCCGACATCGGCTACCGCACCTACACCGCACGCTTCCTGCAGGCCGCCGCGCTGCAGCCCGGCAACCCCATCACCGTCGCAGGCATCCCGGTCGGTGAGGTCAAGAGCATGCAACTCAAGGGCGATCACGTCGAGGCCCGGCTGAAGGTCCGCGACGACGTGGTGCTCGGCAAGGACTCCCGCGCCTCCATCAAGATCACCACGATCCTCGGGTCGCGCTACCTCGCGCTGTACCCCGACGGCGAGGGCACGTTGCCGGACAACACGTTCGACCTCAACCACACCGAGGTGCCCTACGACCTGCAGGAGGCGCTGACCGACGTCACCACCACCTACGAGCAGGTCGACTCCGACCAGTTCGCCGAGACGCTGTCGATCCTGGGCAGGCAGCTGGAGACACTGCCGCCGGTGGTCCCACAGGCGCTGGAGAACACCCGCACCCTGTCGACGATCATCGCGCAGCGCCGCGACCAGCTCGGTGAGCTGCTCAAGACCACCGAACTGGTCAGCACCACGCTGCGTCGCCAGCAGTCGACCATCGGCAACCTGATCAACCAGGGCAACTCACTTCTCGGCGAATTCGTCGCCCGCCGAGCCACTTTCCACGCGATGATGGACGCGCTGACCAACCTGGTGCAGAAGCTGTCCAGCATCGTGACCGAGGACCGTCCCGAGATCGAGGAACTGCTGAGCAATCTGCGCGAACTGTCCACCCTGCTCGCCCGCAACGACGGCATGCTGCGCAGCATCCTGCAGACCGCGCCGATCGCCGTGCGCAACATCGCCAACATGACCGGCACCGGTAACGCGATCGACTTCAACGCCTCCAGCGGTCTGCTGGTCGATTCCTGGATGTGCGCGATCAGCGGTCGGGCCAAGCAGTTCGGGATGATCGAGTACTACCAGGACTGCAAATGA
- a CDS encoding MlaD family protein has translation MIGAVADRIVALVRFGYRRRSWLSAIGLVMTLVVATAYLMFGALQVNPLASSYRVTVALPESAGLLPNQDVTLRGVRVGRVERLDITPDGVNAVVTVDSDVQIPQHSEVRVSGLSPAGEQYIDFIPQADSGPYLADGAHIGQGTATVPVSLATLLADADGALAQADVDKLEVIRRELSLSDAGPQKLKDIIDGGTFLLSTLDSVLPETTSLLKTSRVVFTLAADKNAGIGAASDNLAESFEGINRMREGYRRLTDQTPEALAKVDTLFADNSDTMVQLLGNLTTVSRLFYLRVPALNALFPSYRTSVLDALGSAMHDGGLWGTAEIYPRQTCDYGTPKLPPSAADYPEPFMYTYCRNDHPGVLVRGAKNAPRPAGDDTAGPPPGADLGRQTDPTPKGRYTIPTPYGGPTLPIEPPR, from the coding sequence ATGATCGGCGCCGTCGCGGACCGGATCGTCGCACTGGTGCGGTTCGGATACCGGCGCCGGTCCTGGCTATCGGCGATCGGCCTGGTGATGACGCTGGTCGTCGCGACCGCGTACCTGATGTTCGGTGCGCTGCAAGTCAATCCGCTGGCGTCGAGCTACCGGGTCACCGTCGCGCTGCCGGAGTCCGCGGGCCTGCTGCCGAACCAGGACGTGACGCTGCGCGGGGTCCGGGTCGGGCGGGTGGAACGCCTCGACATCACCCCGGACGGTGTCAACGCGGTGGTGACCGTCGACTCGGACGTGCAGATCCCGCAGCACTCCGAGGTCCGGGTGTCCGGGCTGTCGCCCGCCGGTGAGCAGTACATCGACTTCATCCCGCAGGCCGACAGCGGGCCCTACCTGGCCGACGGCGCGCACATCGGTCAGGGCACCGCCACCGTGCCGGTCAGCCTGGCGACCCTGCTGGCCGACGCCGACGGTGCGCTGGCGCAGGCCGACGTCGACAAACTCGAGGTCATCCGCCGCGAGCTGAGCCTCAGCGATGCGGGCCCGCAGAAACTCAAGGACATCATCGACGGCGGCACCTTCCTGCTGTCCACGCTGGACTCGGTGCTGCCGGAGACCACGTCGCTGCTGAAGACCAGCCGGGTGGTGTTCACCCTGGCCGCCGACAAGAACGCCGGAATCGGCGCCGCCTCAGACAATCTCGCGGAGAGCTTCGAGGGCATCAACCGGATGCGCGAGGGCTACCGGCGGCTGACCGACCAGACCCCCGAGGCACTGGCCAAGGTGGACACCCTGTTCGCCGACAACTCCGACACCATGGTGCAACTGCTCGGCAACCTGACCACCGTGTCGCGGCTGTTCTATCTGCGGGTGCCCGCGCTCAACGCGTTGTTCCCGTCGTATCGCACCTCGGTGCTCGACGCGCTCGGCTCCGCGATGCACGACGGCGGGCTGTGGGGCACCGCGGAGATCTACCCGCGCCAGACGTGCGACTACGGCACCCCGAAGTTGCCGCCGTCGGCGGCCGACTACCCGGAGCCGTTCATGTACACCTACTGCCGCAACGACCATCCCGGTGTGCTGGTGCGCGGTGCCAAGAACGCGCCGCGGCCCGCCGGCGACGACACCGCGGGCCCGCCTCCGGGCGCCGACCTGGGCAGGCAGACCGATCCCACCCCGAAGGGGCGTTACACGATTCCGACGCCCTACGGCGGTCCGACTCTTCCGATCGAGCCGCCCCGCTGA
- a CDS encoding MCE family protein, producing MSRRLLAVLSAALVAFAAVTAVAVKYAKDRLDAITVTAQFDSAAGLYEGNVVAVLGMPVGKVTEIVPKNGYVEVTFTVDKDVKVPADVQAVTISNSILTDRQIELTPPYKDGPTLQNNATIGRNRTQTPVEFARVLDVLDKLAVSLRGDGKGNGPIADVVNAGAAIVDGRGQEIKDALGELSNALRLSADRGEVTKDQLTTIVRNVSSLSEAAARNDELLREFGSTVRAMSQIIADEDLGTGTTGRRINQVLTETSDLLDKHRDTIKDLIANGDDVLGAVVDHERDLMELLDVTPMTLDNLYNVADPKNGALRVKVVTDKVLFDNQVIKEICNMMGLRQLGCSTGTLQDFGPDFGLSYMLEGLAAMGQK from the coding sequence ATGAGCCGGAGACTCCTCGCCGTCCTGTCCGCCGCCCTGGTGGCGTTCGCCGCCGTGACCGCCGTGGCGGTCAAGTACGCCAAGGACCGGCTCGACGCCATCACCGTGACCGCGCAGTTCGACAGCGCTGCAGGCCTGTACGAGGGCAACGTGGTCGCCGTGCTCGGGATGCCGGTCGGCAAGGTCACCGAGATCGTACCGAAGAACGGCTATGTCGAGGTCACGTTCACCGTGGACAAGGACGTGAAGGTGCCCGCCGATGTGCAGGCCGTGACGATCTCCAACTCGATCCTCACCGACCGCCAGATCGAACTGACCCCGCCGTACAAGGACGGGCCCACCCTGCAGAACAACGCCACCATCGGCCGCAACCGCACCCAGACGCCGGTCGAGTTCGCCCGCGTGCTCGACGTTCTCGACAAGCTCGCGGTGTCGCTGCGCGGCGACGGCAAGGGCAACGGACCGATCGCCGACGTGGTCAACGCCGGCGCCGCGATCGTCGACGGCCGCGGCCAGGAGATCAAGGACGCGCTCGGGGAACTGTCGAACGCGCTGAGGCTGTCCGCCGACCGCGGCGAGGTCACCAAGGATCAGCTGACCACCATCGTGCGCAACGTGAGCTCGCTGTCGGAGGCCGCCGCCCGCAACGACGAACTGCTGCGCGAATTCGGTTCCACGGTCCGGGCGATGAGCCAGATCATCGCCGACGAGGACCTCGGTACCGGCACCACCGGCAGAAGGATCAACCAGGTTCTCACCGAGACCAGCGACCTGCTCGACAAGCACCGCGACACCATCAAGGACCTGATCGCCAACGGCGACGACGTGCTCGGCGCCGTCGTCGACCACGAACGCGACCTGATGGAACTTCTCGACGTCACGCCGATGACCCTGGACAACCTCTACAACGTCGCCGACCCCAAGAACGGCGCGCTGCGGGTGAAGGTCGTCACCGACAAGGTGCTGTTCGACAACCAGGTGATCAAGGAGATCTGCAACATGATGGGCCTGCGGCAGCTGGGGTGCAGCACCGGGACCCTGCAGGATTTCGGACCCGACTTCGGTTTGAGCTACATGCTCGAAGGTCTCGCGGCGATGGGGCAGAAGTGA
- a CDS encoding MCE family protein, whose translation MRSRSALIGLSLFLVVAMTLTYLVYATLRRDVSGSTVPYSAVFTDVFGLREGDDVRMAGVRVGRVERIELQGKHAKVDFVVQADQQILGTTVASVTYQNIVGQRYLGLSLGSVGEPRPLPPGSTIPVEQTDPSFDVGTLLNGYEPLFSVLDPKHADNLTKGVIESLQGDEGSITALVDQTAELTEAFAGKDEELGGVITDLNTVVANLARHNDDLDHIVEQARSVVTTFDARRPQLVESMGSMAKVVRQLSAISDEVYPQLNEMVEREPGFAQHMLSIEPQLAFVGANLPLMLKGFARITGEGSYANAYACNLDGTAFLPGLNDITPIIVAAATPGNKARYTPKCRNLANG comes from the coding sequence ATGAGATCTCGCAGCGCGCTGATCGGGCTGTCGCTGTTCCTGGTGGTGGCGATGACGCTGACCTACCTGGTCTACGCCACGCTGCGCCGCGACGTGTCGGGGTCGACGGTGCCGTACTCGGCGGTGTTCACCGACGTGTTCGGCCTGCGCGAGGGCGACGACGTGCGCATGGCCGGTGTACGCGTCGGCCGGGTGGAACGCATTGAGCTGCAGGGCAAACACGCCAAGGTCGACTTCGTCGTGCAGGCCGACCAGCAGATCCTCGGCACCACCGTCGCGTCGGTGACCTATCAGAACATCGTCGGCCAGCGCTATCTCGGGTTGTCACTGGGCAGCGTCGGGGAACCCCGTCCGTTGCCACCCGGCAGCACCATCCCCGTCGAGCAGACCGATCCGTCCTTCGACGTCGGCACCCTGCTCAACGGGTACGAGCCGCTGTTCTCCGTGCTCGACCCCAAGCACGCCGACAACCTCACCAAGGGTGTCATCGAATCGCTGCAGGGCGACGAGGGGTCGATCACCGCGCTGGTGGACCAGACCGCCGAGCTGACCGAGGCGTTCGCCGGCAAGGACGAGGAACTCGGCGGCGTCATCACCGACCTCAACACGGTGGTGGCCAACCTGGCCCGCCACAACGACGACCTCGACCACATCGTCGAGCAGGCCAGGAGCGTGGTCACCACCTTCGACGCGCGCCGCCCGCAGCTGGTCGAGTCGATGGGGTCGATGGCCAAGGTGGTCCGCCAGCTGTCGGCGATCTCCGACGAGGTCTACCCGCAGCTCAACGAGATGGTGGAACGCGAACCGGGTTTCGCCCAACACATGCTGAGCATCGAGCCGCAGCTGGCGTTCGTCGGCGCCAACCTGCCGCTGATGCTCAAGGGTTTCGCGCGCATCACCGGTGAGGGCTCCTACGCCAACGCCTACGCGTGCAACCTGGACGGCACCGCGTTCCTCCCCGGGCTCAACGACATCACCCCGATCATCGTCGCCGCCGCCACACCCGGTAACAAAGCCCGCTACACCCCCAAGTGCAGGAACCTGGCCAATGGCTGA
- a CDS encoding MCE family protein, which produces MVRRLRYLAALVTAVCVTVSGCATDGLASLPLPAPGVGSGGYRITAIFSNALNLPANAKVKLAGADVGQMDSMVARNYTAVTTLRIMDGVQLPVGSTAELRSATPLGDVFIALKPPANVKPGTPLLKDGDTIDLEHTAAAATVESVLGSAAILVNGGAVRNFTNIINGLGKATGDQGHAFGTLVRKTNATLAKLNARSDEISTAMSETSRLVSEIAAKNQELSEVMAQARPATDTLAENATDVADLIERLGAISDQARRFPSIAGTDDSGRSVIADANTIAKAWNDVVLAPDATLYALNRLMPPFIKTMSGGAIALDASVDRLVLGHIPDIGFAGDQGLHGPKWSDWNHLVGTLKYTLFRLQERVVGKGPGVPQLPVIPSPTEPGEIIPAPQPEAPAPPAEAPQPEVPR; this is translated from the coding sequence ATGGTGCGACGACTGCGATATCTGGCCGCGCTGGTGACAGCGGTCTGCGTGACCGTGTCCGGTTGCGCCACCGACGGTTTGGCCAGCCTGCCGCTGCCGGCTCCGGGGGTGGGCAGCGGCGGCTACAGAATCACCGCGATCTTCTCCAACGCGCTGAACCTGCCCGCCAACGCGAAGGTGAAGCTCGCCGGCGCCGACGTCGGCCAGATGGACTCGATGGTGGCCCGCAACTACACCGCGGTGACCACCCTGCGGATCATGGACGGCGTGCAGCTGCCGGTGGGCAGCACCGCCGAACTGCGTTCGGCCACACCGCTGGGCGACGTGTTCATCGCGCTCAAACCGCCCGCCAATGTCAAGCCGGGCACGCCGCTGCTCAAGGACGGCGACACCATCGATCTGGAGCACACCGCCGCGGCGGCGACGGTGGAGTCGGTGCTGGGCTCGGCGGCGATCCTGGTCAACGGCGGTGCGGTGCGCAACTTCACCAACATCATCAACGGCCTGGGCAAGGCCACCGGCGATCAGGGCCACGCGTTCGGCACCCTGGTGCGCAAGACCAACGCGACGCTGGCGAAGCTCAACGCCCGATCGGACGAGATCTCCACCGCGATGTCGGAGACCTCGCGGCTGGTCTCCGAGATCGCCGCCAAGAACCAGGAACTCAGCGAGGTGATGGCCCAGGCCCGGCCGGCCACCGACACCCTCGCGGAGAACGCCACCGACGTCGCCGACCTGATCGAGCGGCTCGGCGCGATCTCCGATCAGGCGCGCAGGTTCCCGTCGATCGCGGGCACCGACGACAGCGGGCGCAGCGTGATCGCCGACGCCAACACCATCGCCAAGGCCTGGAACGACGTCGTGCTGGCGCCGGACGCCACTCTGTACGCGCTGAACCGGCTGATGCCGCCGTTCATCAAGACGATGAGCGGCGGGGCGATCGCGCTGGACGCCAGCGTCGACCGACTGGTGCTGGGCCACATCCCCGACATCGGTTTCGCCGGCGACCAGGGGCTGCACGGCCCGAAGTGGAGCGACTGGAACCACCTGGTCGGCACGCTGAAGTACACGCTGTTCCGGTTGCAGGAACGCGTCGTCGGCAAGGGGCCCGGTGTCCCGCAGCTGCCGGTGATCCCCAGCCCGACGGAGCCGGGCGAGATCATCCCGGCGCCGCAGCCCGAGGCACCCGCGCCACCGGCCGAGGCACCCCAGCCGGAGGTGCCGCGATGA